A part of Magnetospirillum sp. ME-1 genomic DNA contains:
- a CDS encoding 23S rRNA (adenine(2030)-N(6))-methyltransferase RlmJ, whose protein sequence is MNYRHAYHAGNFADVMKHATLALAIAALKRKDTPFFALDTHAGIGAYDLEAPQADKTGEYLNGIARVLDAPDPPAELEPYLAVVRSWNAGGALRRYPGSPELARGLMRPQDRMALVELHPEDFETLRARFHGDRRVGVHHLDGYTAAKGLLPPAERRGLVLMDPPFEVKNEFERLLAALRRARKLWPTGIYMVWYPIKGREPVDAFLQAIIDQGGPEAMAVEMLLRPATDPFKLNGSGLLVINPPWQLQDNLERILPWLTGLMAPGTGSWDIRQLIAETAIGP, encoded by the coding sequence ATGAATTATCGCCACGCCTATCATGCCGGAAACTTCGCCGACGTGATGAAGCACGCCACCCTGGCCCTGGCCATCGCGGCGTTGAAACGCAAGGACACGCCGTTTTTCGCGCTCGACACCCATGCCGGTATCGGCGCCTACGATCTCGAGGCCCCCCAGGCCGACAAGACCGGAGAGTACCTGAACGGCATCGCGCGGGTGCTGGACGCCCCGGACCCGCCCGCCGAGCTGGAGCCCTATCTGGCGGTGGTGCGGTCGTGGAACGCCGGCGGCGCCCTGCGCCGCTATCCCGGCTCGCCCGAGCTGGCGCGCGGCCTGATGCGCCCCCAGGACCGCATGGCCCTGGTGGAACTGCATCCCGAGGATTTCGAGACGCTGCGAGCCCGCTTCCACGGCGACCGCCGGGTGGGCGTCCACCATCTGGACGGCTACACCGCCGCCAAGGGCCTGCTGCCGCCGGCCGAGCGGCGGGGGCTGGTGCTGATGGACCCGCCCTTCGAGGTGAAGAACGAGTTCGAGCGCCTGCTGGCGGCACTGCGCCGCGCCCGCAAGCTGTGGCCCACCGGCATCTACATGGTCTGGTACCCCATCAAGGGCCGCGAGCCGGTGGACGCCTTCCTGCAGGCCATCATCGACCAGGGCGGGCCGGAGGCCATGGCGGTCGAGATGCTGCTGCGCCCGGCCACCGACCCGTTCAAGCTCAACGGCAGCGGCCTCCTGGTCATCAATCCGCCCTGGCAGTTGCAGGACAATCTGGAGCGCATCCTTCCCTGGCTGACCGGCCTGATGGCGCCGGGCACCGGCTCTTGGGACATCCGCCAGCTGATCGCCGAGACGGCCATCGGGCCGTAA
- a CDS encoding methyl-accepting chemotaxis protein yields the protein MNSSSLSRALAAAILAALLCGIGAVIASSRGALQDAGAMALAAMGALAVLYYVNTARNSVNRACEILAEAGAGRLDVRVVGITEGGVLGQLDKSINRLLDLTEVFTKEADAAMALTSEGRYFRHILTDGLVGEFADHARLINKALSEMEKRAQAFSAEATGVGNTIKHVTGVVAATATELEATAQQMSDIASQTSEQSTRVAGAAEDAYTHVEAVAAAAEQVSSGIRDVAERIQNSARMAQETVRVATETDEAINGLNSAAQKIGEVVNLITEIASQTNLLALNATIEAARAGEAGKGFAVVANEVKHLANQTARATDEISSQIDGMRHATGQAVDAVRNIAGKIREINDNATGIAATTEQQSAAVAEMSRSIRTVAADVQTVADTIGEVASTAGTATDAAGQVLVAAGDLASRTVSMNDDIDAFVSRVCSGIKGA from the coding sequence ATGAATTCGTCTTCTCTCTCTAGGGCTCTGGCCGCCGCCATCCTGGCGGCGCTGCTGTGCGGCATCGGCGCGGTGATCGCCTCCAGCCGCGGCGCGCTGCAAGATGCCGGTGCCATGGCACTGGCGGCGATGGGCGCTCTGGCCGTGCTGTATTACGTCAACACGGCGCGCAACAGCGTCAACCGGGCTTGCGAGATCCTGGCCGAGGCCGGAGCCGGCCGCCTGGACGTGCGCGTGGTCGGCATCACCGAGGGCGGCGTGCTGGGGCAGCTGGACAAGTCCATCAACCGCCTGCTCGACCTTACCGAAGTGTTCACCAAGGAGGCCGACGCCGCCATGGCGCTCACCTCCGAGGGCCGCTATTTCCGCCATATCCTCACCGACGGCCTGGTGGGCGAGTTCGCCGACCACGCCCGCCTGATCAACAAGGCGCTGTCCGAGATGGAAAAGCGCGCCCAGGCCTTCAGCGCCGAGGCCACCGGCGTGGGCAACACCATCAAGCATGTCACCGGAGTGGTGGCCGCCACCGCCACCGAGCTGGAAGCCACCGCCCAGCAGATGTCCGACATCGCGTCCCAGACCAGCGAGCAATCCACCCGGGTGGCCGGCGCCGCCGAGGACGCCTACACCCATGTGGAGGCGGTGGCCGCCGCCGCCGAGCAGGTGTCGTCGGGCATCCGCGACGTGGCCGAGCGCATCCAGAATTCGGCGCGCATGGCGCAGGAGACGGTGAGGGTCGCCACCGAGACCGACGAGGCCATCAACGGCCTGAATTCGGCGGCGCAGAAGATCGGCGAGGTGGTCAACCTGATCACCGAGATCGCCAGCCAGACCAACCTGCTGGCCTTGAACGCCACCATCGAGGCTGCCCGCGCCGGCGAGGCGGGCAAGGGCTTCGCCGTCGTCGCCAACGAGGTCAAGCATCTGGCCAACCAGACGGCGCGCGCCACCGACGAAATCTCCAGCCAGATCGACGGCATGCGCCATGCCACCGGTCAGGCGGTGGACGCGGTGCGCAACATCGCCGGCAAGATCCGCGAGATCAACGACAACGCCACCGGCATCGCCGCCACCACCGAGCAGCAGAGCGCGGCGGTGGCCGAGATGAGCCGCTCCATCCGCACCGTGGCCGCCGACGTGCAGACGGTGGCCGACACCATCGGCGAGGTGGCGTCCACCGCCGGAACCGCCACCGACGCCGCCGGCCAGGTGCTGGTCGCCGCCGGCGATCTGGCCAGCCGCACGGTCAGCATGAACGACGACATCGATGCCTTCGTCTCGCGGGTGTGCTCGGGGATCAAGGGGGCGTAG
- a CDS encoding aspartate-semialdehyde dehydrogenase, with protein sequence MGYKVAVIGATGNVGRAMLQILADRKFPADEVVALASERSVGREVSFGDDKILKCKDLATFDFKGIDIALSSPGAKVSAIHSPRAAAAGAVVIDNTSHFRMDPDVPLVVPEVNPEAIAQYKKRGIIANPNCSTIQMVVALKPLHKLGKIKRVVVSTYQSVSGAGKEGMDELYDQTKGVLVHDAVKPQKFAKQIAFNLIPQIDVFMEDGSTKEEWKMVVETHKILDPDIAVNATCVRVPVFVSHSESINVEFERPVSVEEATKALSAAEGVVVLDTREPGGYITPLETSGEDPVYVSRIRKDPTVKNGLSFWCVADNLRKGAALNAVQIAEVLIRDHLKK encoded by the coding sequence ATGGGTTACAAGGTTGCTGTGATCGGCGCTACCGGCAATGTGGGCCGGGCGATGCTTCAAATCCTGGCGGACCGCAAGTTCCCGGCCGACGAGGTGGTGGCCCTGGCCTCCGAGCGCTCGGTCGGGCGCGAGGTTTCGTTCGGCGACGACAAGATCCTGAAGTGCAAGGACCTGGCCACCTTCGACTTCAAGGGCATCGATATCGCCCTGTCGTCGCCGGGCGCCAAGGTCTCGGCCATCCATTCCCCGCGCGCCGCCGCGGCCGGAGCCGTGGTGATCGACAACACGTCGCATTTCCGCATGGACCCCGACGTGCCGCTGGTGGTGCCCGAGGTCAATCCGGAAGCCATCGCCCAGTACAAGAAGCGCGGCATCATCGCCAACCCCAATTGCTCGACCATCCAGATGGTGGTGGCGCTGAAGCCGCTGCACAAGCTGGGCAAGATCAAGCGCGTGGTGGTCTCCACCTACCAGTCGGTGTCGGGCGCCGGCAAGGAAGGCATGGACGAGCTTTACGACCAGACCAAGGGCGTGCTGGTCCATGACGCGGTCAAGCCGCAGAAGTTCGCCAAGCAGATCGCCTTCAACCTCATTCCCCAGATCGACGTCTTCATGGAAGACGGCTCGACCAAGGAAGAGTGGAAGATGGTGGTGGAGACCCACAAGATCCTCGACCCCGATATCGCCGTGAACGCCACCTGCGTGCGCGTGCCGGTGTTCGTCAGCCACTCGGAATCCATCAACGTGGAATTCGAGCGTCCGGTCAGCGTCGAGGAGGCCACCAAGGCCCTGTCGGCGGCCGAAGGCGTCGTGGTGCTCGATACCCGCGAGCCCGGCGGCTACATCACCCCGCTCGAGACCTCGGGCGAGGACCCGGTCTATGTCAGCCGCATCCGCAAGGACCCCACCGTCAAGAACGGCCTGTCCTTCTGGTGCGTCGCCGACAACCTCAGGAAGGGCGCGGCCCTGAACGCCGTGCAGATCGCCGAGGTGCTGATCCGCGACCACCTGAAGAAGTAA
- a CDS encoding acetoacetate--CoA ligase, whose protein sequence is MSVLLWKPSRERSGSSTLDRFMRDADARFHTGANDYQALWRWSVDRPDQFWSLMWESAGIIGDGPGAVVVDDERRMPGAKWFPQARLNFAENLMRRSDHGDALVFWGEDKVKRRLSFAELHAQVSLIQQALKSAGVGVGDRVAGYMPNMPEAVAFMLAASSLGAIWSSASPDFGVQGVLDRFGQIAPKVLVAAEGYFYSGKSHDCLEKLAAIVPGIPSLERVVVVPYTREAADISGVAKAVHLGDFLAPFAARPVEFLRLPFDHPLYIMYSSGTTGAPKCIVHAAGGALIQQLKEHRLHCDVKRGDRVFYFTTCGWMMWNWLVAGLGAEATLLLYDGNPSHLGGNILFDFADAEGMTLFGTSAKWIDAIAKMGLEPARTHSLKTVRTICSTGSVLAPEGFDYIYAKVKSDVQLASISGGTDIISCFMLGNPLAPVYRGEIQGPGLGMKVEVFDENGRPLAGEKGELVCTKAFPSMPVGFWNDDDGAKYRAAYFEKFPGVWTHGDWVEVNPGTGGIIVFGRSDATLNPGGVRIGTAEIYRQVEQIDDVLESLVIGQDWQGDVRVVLFVRLRDGLTLSPELEARIRSRIKDNTTPRHVPAKIVQVADIPRTKSGKIVELAVRDVVHGRAVKNKEALANPEALDLFTGRPELDA, encoded by the coding sequence ATGTCCGTTCTGTTGTGGAAGCCGTCCAGGGAGCGTTCCGGATCTTCGACGCTTGACCGGTTCATGCGGGACGCCGACGCCCGTTTCCACACCGGCGCGAACGATTACCAGGCCCTGTGGCGCTGGTCGGTGGATCGGCCCGACCAGTTCTGGTCCCTGATGTGGGAGAGCGCGGGCATCATCGGCGACGGGCCGGGCGCCGTTGTGGTGGACGACGAGCGCCGCATGCCCGGCGCCAAATGGTTCCCCCAGGCGCGGCTGAACTTCGCCGAGAACCTGATGCGCCGCTCCGACCATGGTGATGCCCTGGTGTTCTGGGGCGAGGACAAGGTCAAGCGCCGGCTGTCCTTTGCCGAGCTGCACGCCCAGGTGTCCTTGATCCAGCAGGCGCTGAAATCTGCCGGCGTGGGGGTGGGCGACCGGGTGGCGGGCTACATGCCCAACATGCCCGAGGCGGTGGCCTTCATGCTGGCGGCGTCGTCCCTGGGCGCCATCTGGTCGTCGGCCTCGCCCGATTTCGGCGTCCAGGGGGTGCTGGACCGCTTCGGCCAGATCGCGCCCAAGGTGCTGGTGGCGGCGGAAGGCTATTTCTACTCGGGCAAGAGCCACGACTGCCTGGAGAAGCTGGCCGCCATCGTGCCGGGCATTCCCTCGCTGGAGCGCGTGGTGGTGGTGCCCTACACCCGCGAGGCGGCGGACATCTCGGGCGTGGCCAAGGCGGTGCATCTGGGCGATTTCCTGGCCCCCTTCGCCGCCCGGCCGGTGGAATTCCTCCGGCTGCCCTTCGACCACCCCCTCTACATCATGTATTCCTCGGGCACCACGGGCGCGCCCAAATGCATCGTCCACGCGGCGGGCGGCGCGCTGATCCAGCAGCTGAAGGAGCACCGGCTGCACTGCGACGTGAAGCGCGGCGACCGGGTGTTCTATTTCACCACCTGCGGCTGGATGATGTGGAACTGGCTGGTGGCCGGGCTGGGGGCCGAGGCCACCCTGCTGCTCTATGACGGCAATCCCAGCCATCTGGGCGGCAACATCCTGTTCGATTTCGCCGATGCCGAGGGCATGACCCTGTTCGGCACCTCGGCCAAGTGGATCGACGCCATCGCCAAGATGGGACTGGAGCCGGCCAGGACCCATTCCCTGAAGACCGTGCGCACCATCTGCTCCACCGGATCGGTGCTGGCCCCCGAGGGCTTCGACTACATCTACGCCAAGGTGAAGTCCGACGTTCAGCTGGCCTCCATCTCGGGCGGCACCGACATCATTTCGTGCTTCATGCTGGGCAATCCGCTGGCCCCGGTCTATCGGGGCGAAATTCAGGGGCCGGGCCTGGGCATGAAGGTGGAGGTGTTCGACGAGAATGGCCGCCCGCTGGCCGGCGAGAAGGGCGAGCTGGTGTGCACCAAGGCCTTCCCCTCCATGCCGGTGGGCTTCTGGAACGACGATGACGGCGCCAAATACCGCGCCGCCTATTTCGAGAAATTCCCCGGCGTGTGGACCCATGGCGACTGGGTGGAGGTCAACCCCGGGACGGGGGGCATCATCGTCTTCGGCCGTTCGGACGCCACCCTCAATCCCGGCGGGGTGCGCATCGGCACCGCCGAGATCTACCGCCAGGTGGAGCAGATCGACGACGTGCTGGAAAGCCTGGTGATCGGCCAGGACTGGCAGGGCGACGTCCGCGTGGTGCTGTTCGTGCGGCTGCGCGACGGGCTGACGCTGTCCCCGGAGCTGGAGGCGCGCATCAGGAGCCGCATCAAGGACAACACCACGCCGCGCCATGTTCCGGCCAAGATCGTCCAGGTGGCCGATATTCCGCGCACCAAGTCGGGCAAGATCGTCGAGCTGGCGGTGCGCGACGTGGTGCATGGGCGCGCCGTCAAGAACAAGGAAGCCCTGGCCAATCCGGAAGCCCTGGACCTGTTTACCGGGCGTCCTGAATTGGATGCGTGA
- a CDS encoding carbonic anhydrase, with translation MDRRSFLKGATGAACLCGACGGSIAQAVAAEGAHWAYEGHGGPKEWGMLSPEYAACSMGREQSPVDLTKPIAAIIGDPMTAWRPVPLRVQNNGHTIQVDCTGGGTLMLDGKSYDLLQFHFHHPSEHTVDGAFFDMECHFVHKAADGGLAVLGVMIAKGGANPALEAIWQVMPSKGGESATASSMLDPSMLIPKDPVTFRYAGSLTTPPCSEVVQWVVYRQAVTASAEQLAAFAKLFPNNARPVQPLNRRKLLLDVM, from the coding sequence ATGGATCGTCGTTCATTCCTCAAGGGGGCCACCGGTGCCGCCTGCCTGTGCGGAGCCTGTGGCGGGTCCATCGCCCAGGCTGTGGCCGCCGAGGGCGCCCATTGGGCCTATGAGGGACATGGCGGGCCCAAGGAGTGGGGCATGCTGTCGCCGGAATACGCCGCCTGCTCCATGGGGCGCGAGCAATCGCCGGTGGATCTCACCAAGCCCATCGCCGCCATCATCGGCGACCCCATGACCGCCTGGCGGCCGGTTCCCTTGCGCGTCCAGAACAACGGCCACACCATTCAGGTGGATTGCACCGGCGGCGGCACCCTGATGCTGGACGGCAAGTCCTACGACCTGCTGCAGTTCCATTTCCACCATCCCAGCGAGCACACGGTGGACGGGGCCTTCTTCGACATGGAATGCCACTTCGTCCACAAGGCGGCCGATGGCGGCCTGGCGGTGCTGGGGGTGATGATCGCCAAGGGCGGCGCCAACCCGGCGCTGGAGGCCATCTGGCAGGTCATGCCGTCCAAGGGCGGCGAAAGCGCCACGGCGTCGTCCATGCTCGACCCCTCCATGCTGATCCCTAAGGACCCGGTGACCTTCCGCTATGCCGGCTCGCTGACCACGCCGCCCTGTTCGGAGGTGGTGCAGTGGGTGGTCTACCGCCAGGCGGTCACCGCCTCGGCCGAGCAACTGGCCGCCTTCGCCAAGCTGTTTCCCAACAACGCCCGTCCGGTCCAGCCGCTCAACCGCCGCAAGCTGCTGCTCGATGTGATGTGA
- a CDS encoding DnaJ domain-containing protein: MALRLLLAAGGLLALWWALRWWSKAPPDRAKKALIGAVLAALVIGGVALVVTGKLAGLFAILAGLSPWIGRAMRLHQLWQGLRRMTGHGPAAGASGASPPPADTAMTQAQAYDVLGLAPGATPDEIREAHRRLMRANHPDAGGSTWIAARLNQARDVLLG, from the coding sequence ATGGCGCTGCGCCTGCTCCTGGCGGCCGGCGGGCTGCTCGCCCTGTGGTGGGCGCTGCGCTGGTGGTCCAAGGCGCCGCCCGACAGGGCGAAAAAGGCGCTGATCGGCGCCGTCCTCGCCGCCCTGGTGATCGGCGGCGTCGCCCTGGTGGTCACCGGCAAGCTGGCCGGGCTGTTCGCCATTCTCGCCGGCCTGTCGCCGTGGATCGGGCGAGCCATGCGGCTGCACCAGCTGTGGCAGGGATTGCGCCGGATGACCGGCCACGGCCCCGCCGCCGGGGCTTCCGGGGCTTCCCCGCCCCCCGCCGATACCGCCATGACCCAAGCCCAGGCCTACGACGTTCTGGGCCTCGCCCCCGGCGCCACGCCCGACGAAATCCGCGAAGCCCATCGCCGCCTGATGCGCGCCAACCATCCCGACGCCGGCGGCTCCACCTGGATCGCGGCGCGCCTCAACCAGGCCCGCGACGTCCTGCTGGGATAA
- a CDS encoding hydrogen peroxide-inducible genes activator has product MSSYLPTLRQLRYLVALDEHRHFGRAAEACLATQSTLSAGLQELENLLGVTLVERTKRKVLMTPLGEEVAARGRELLRGAEDIADLARAHGKPLCGRLRLGVIPTIAPFLLPRALPGLRRLYPDLKLILREDLTARLLERLTSGELDAAVLALPYDAPEMEMEALFTDPFVLACPPGHPLAARDSVGSADLAAADLLLLEEGHCLRDHALAACSLPAPRRGEGMLGTSLGTLVQMVATGMGVTLLPRLAVEAGILTGTDLVTRPLVGGGARLLGLAWRKSSARKDEFRLLGKVLFGG; this is encoded by the coding sequence ATGTCGTCCTATCTGCCGACGCTTCGGCAATTGCGCTATCTGGTGGCGCTGGACGAGCACCGCCATTTCGGCCGGGCGGCCGAGGCTTGTCTTGCCACCCAGAGCACCCTGTCGGCGGGATTGCAGGAACTGGAAAACCTGCTGGGCGTCACCTTGGTGGAACGCACCAAGCGCAAGGTGCTGATGACGCCTTTGGGCGAGGAGGTGGCGGCACGGGGGCGCGAATTGCTGCGGGGCGCCGAGGACATCGCCGATCTGGCCCGCGCCCACGGCAAGCCGCTGTGCGGCCGGCTGCGCCTGGGGGTGATTCCCACCATCGCGCCGTTCCTGCTGCCCCGCGCCCTGCCGGGGCTGCGCCGTCTCTATCCCGACCTGAAGCTCATCCTGCGCGAGGATCTGACGGCAAGGCTGCTGGAGCGCCTGACGTCCGGCGAACTGGATGCGGCGGTTCTCGCCCTGCCCTACGACGCCCCCGAGATGGAGATGGAGGCGCTGTTCACCGATCCCTTCGTCCTGGCCTGTCCCCCCGGCCATCCGCTGGCGGCCCGGGACAGCGTCGGCAGCGCCGATCTGGCCGCTGCCGATCTGCTGTTGCTGGAGGAGGGGCATTGCCTGCGCGACCACGCCCTGGCCGCCTGCTCCCTGCCGGCACCCAGGCGGGGCGAGGGCATGCTGGGAACCTCGCTCGGCACCCTGGTGCAGATGGTGGCCACCGGCATGGGGGTGACCCTGCTGCCCCGGCTGGCGGTGGAGGCGGGCATCCTGACGGGCACCGATCTGGTCACCCGGCCCCTGGTCGGCGGCGGGGCGCGGCTGCTGGGCCTGGCCTGGCGCAAGTCCAGCGCCAGGAAGGACGAGTTCCGCCTGCTG
- a CDS encoding STAS domain-containing protein: protein MNVSISHQDDILTVRLDGTMDYTATSLMNGLISDINSISASRVIFDLAKVARVDSVGLGMLHLAKDEIVGKGRHLTLRGAAGSVRRLFELTDGDASFDFE from the coding sequence ATGAACGTCTCCATCTCCCACCAGGACGACATCCTGACCGTCCGTCTCGACGGGACCATGGACTATACCGCCACCAGCCTGATGAACGGATTGATCTCCGATATCAATTCCATCTCGGCGTCGCGCGTCATCTTCGACCTGGCCAAGGTGGCGCGCGTCGATTCCGTCGGCCTGGGCATGCTGCATCTGGCCAAGGACGAGATCGTCGGCAAGGGCCGCCACCTGACCCTGCGGGGCGCGGCGGGAAGCGTACGGCGCCTGTTCGAGCTGACCGACGGCGACGCCAGCTTCGACTTCGAATAG
- a CDS encoding PAS domain-containing protein encodes MSRPGVYLSGVERTFGADEIIVSKTDTKGRIIYANEVFLRMAGFSEGEILNQPHSIIRHPDMPRCVFKLLWDTIEAGKEIFAYVKNRSKNGDHYWVLAHVTPTFDKSGKIVSYHSNRRSPRREAVAKAEALYQELLAIENGHADRKVGMEAAFQAVVAKLQGAGVPYDEFVFSL; translated from the coding sequence ATGTCGCGTCCTGGTGTGTACTTGTCCGGGGTGGAGCGCACGTTCGGTGCTGACGAGATCATCGTCAGCAAGACCGACACCAAGGGGCGGATCATCTACGCCAACGAGGTCTTTTTGCGGATGGCCGGCTTTTCCGAGGGCGAGATCCTCAACCAGCCGCACAGCATCATCCGCCATCCCGACATGCCGCGCTGCGTCTTCAAACTGCTGTGGGACACCATCGAGGCGGGCAAGGAAATCTTCGCCTACGTCAAGAACCGCTCGAAGAACGGCGACCATTACTGGGTGCTGGCCCATGTGACGCCCACCTTCGACAAGTCGGGCAAGATCGTCAGCTACCATTCCAACCGCCGGTCGCCCCGGCGCGAGGCCGTGGCCAAGGCCGAGGCGCTGTACCAGGAACTGCTCGCCATCGAGAACGGCCACGCCGACCGCAAGGTGGGCATGGAGGCGGCCTTCCAGGCCGTGGTTGCCAAACTGCAAGGCGCGGGAGTGCCCTACGATGAATTCGTCTTCTCTCTCTAG
- a CDS encoding ABC transporter ATP-binding protein → MSDPTTEPVEIRIEGLTKAFDGHQVLRGVDLDIQSGAFVAVVGGSGCGKSVLLNHILGLMQPDGGRVLVADPERNDGTLLDLALLDADRMADIHVHWGVVFQRNALFSGSVLDNIGLWLEEVGHMGQGDIEQVAQRVLAAVGLPGSPEFLAGRVESLSGGMAKRIAIARALAMEPRCMFFDEPTTGLDPVTASQIQDLLLSTHVDERDGVARTTIVVTHDKDLLYRLRPRVVMLHEGRVSFDGPFEDFEASDSPIIRPYFELMPVLHQRDHG, encoded by the coding sequence ATGAGCGATCCGACGACCGAACCGGTGGAAATCCGCATCGAGGGCCTGACCAAGGCCTTCGACGGCCATCAGGTGCTGCGCGGTGTCGATCTCGACATCCAATCGGGCGCCTTCGTGGCGGTGGTGGGGGGGTCGGGCTGCGGCAAGAGCGTGCTGCTCAACCATATTCTCGGCCTGATGCAGCCCGATGGCGGCCGCGTGCTGGTGGCCGATCCCGAACGGAACGACGGCACCCTGCTCGACCTCGCCCTTCTCGACGCCGACCGCATGGCCGACATCCACGTCCATTGGGGCGTGGTGTTCCAGCGCAACGCCCTGTTCTCGGGCTCGGTGCTGGACAATATCGGCCTGTGGCTGGAAGAGGTCGGCCATATGGGTCAGGGCGACATCGAGCAGGTGGCGCAGCGGGTCCTGGCGGCGGTGGGGCTGCCCGGCAGCCCCGAGTTTCTGGCCGGAAGGGTGGAATCCCTGTCGGGCGGCATGGCCAAGCGCATCGCCATCGCCCGCGCGCTGGCCATGGAGCCCCGCTGCATGTTCTTCGACGAGCCCACCACCGGCCTGGACCCGGTCACCGCCTCGCAGATACAGGACCTGCTGCTGTCCACCCATGTGGACGAGCGGGACGGCGTGGCGCGGACCACCATCGTGGTCACCCACGACAAGGATCTGCTTTACCGGCTGCGGCCCCGGGTGGTGATGCTGCACGAGGGCCGGGTGTCGTTCGACGGGCCGTTCGAGGATTTCGAGGCCTCGGACTCCCCCATCATCCGCCCCTATTTCGAACTGATGCCGGTGCTGCACCAGCGGGATCACGGCTGA
- the galU gene encoding UTP--glucose-1-phosphate uridylyltransferase GalU, producing the protein MTRRVRKAVFPVGGMGTRFLPATKAMPKEMLPVVDKPLIQYAVEEAAAAGCEHFIFVTGRGKNALEDHFDHNPELERILKDRGKFDLVEAVTSWMPKSGQISYTRQSEPLGLGHAVWCARDLVADEPFAVLLPDDLILSKTACLKQMAAVHTEVGGHVVAVSDVPREHTKRYGILDVEHDNGRLARAKGLVEKPDPEVAPSTLSIIGRYILHPAVFDVLDKKEKGAGGEIQLTDAISQTIGMVPFHGLRFEGTRYDCGDKVGWLEANLAFALARDDTAEAARDLITRFHKG; encoded by the coding sequence ATGACTCGTCGAGTCCGCAAGGCCGTGTTCCCGGTGGGTGGCATGGGCACCCGCTTTTTGCCCGCCACCAAGGCGATGCCCAAGGAAATGCTGCCGGTGGTGGACAAGCCGCTGATCCAGTACGCGGTGGAAGAGGCGGCGGCGGCCGGCTGCGAGCACTTCATCTTCGTCACCGGACGCGGCAAGAACGCGCTGGAGGACCATTTCGACCACAACCCCGAGCTGGAGCGCATCCTCAAGGATCGCGGCAAGTTCGATCTGGTCGAGGCGGTGACCTCGTGGATGCCCAAGTCGGGCCAGATCTCCTATACCCGCCAAAGCGAGCCCCTGGGCCTCGGCCACGCCGTGTGGTGCGCCCGCGATCTGGTGGCCGACGAGCCCTTCGCCGTGCTGCTGCCCGACGACCTGATCCTGTCCAAGACCGCCTGCCTGAAGCAGATGGCCGCCGTTCACACCGAGGTGGGCGGCCACGTGGTCGCCGTCTCCGACGTGCCGCGCGAGCACACCAAGCGCTACGGCATCCTGGACGTGGAGCACGACAACGGCCGCCTGGCCCGCGCCAAGGGCCTGGTGGAGAAGCCCGACCCGGAAGTGGCGCCGTCCACCCTGTCGATCATCGGCCGCTACATCCTGCACCCGGCGGTGTTCGACGTGCTGGACAAGAAGGAGAAGGGTGCCGGCGGCGAGATCCAGCTGACCGACGCCATCAGCCAGACCATCGGCATGGTTCCCTTCCACGGCCTGCGCTTCGAGGGAACCCGCTACGATTGCGGCGACAAGGTGGGCTGGTTGGAGGCCAACCTGGCCTTCGCGCTCGCCCGCGACGATACCGCCGAGGCTGCCCGCGACCTCATCACCCGTTTCCATAAGGGCTAG